Proteins found in one bacterium genomic segment:
- the rpsK gene encoding 30S ribosomal protein S11, producing MSEVSVFVRGPGSGRESAIRALQAAGLDIKAIKDVTPIPHNGCRPPKRRRV from the coding sequence GAATGAGTGAAGTCTCAGTTTTTGTTAGAGGACCAGGTTCAGGTAGAGAATCAGCTATCCGCGCCTTGCAAGCCGCTGGATTAGATATTAAAGCAATTAAAGATGTTACCCCTATCCCCCATAACGGTTGCCGCCCACCAAAGAGAAGAAGGGTATAA